A window from Citrus sinensis cultivar Valencia sweet orange chromosome 3, DVS_A1.0, whole genome shotgun sequence encodes these proteins:
- the LOC102613563 gene encoding uncharacterized protein LOC102613563 isoform X1, with amino-acid sequence MASNGLPSLGRVKLTDLMPSEGLPSDSYKLSATTLSQSFAQYSAAIIQFPASDGPLLRSCLESARLYFHQRPSYPAAEMIHTNDSREWCKTSGYYADPQQWQETYDYRPGMTPSEPNNSLEFPPAGLPDIFALLGKAAREILDAISYCLNLRSSPFTEVLDNVPLRSREVSSSVLSVCCHARPSFQGAQHHNLTNQEDGPLVMYPEQDHHVDKSLVSIVKSDKAGLHVRDFHGRWVLVDGDLGPQEAVVFPGLALYQATAGYVNPALHRTEVNNLQGNMYGRFSLSFKLMPKSMSSLSCSEMRAAGHGVEAQFQLPVPVDDFMQRSHPTDQLFNRQSFQTFTFPTAQDGSIKPSLRRRKSNSRCKPLPPSKRLRLEAQRVLKERVQEIADKKGIKLRFCNLRECESHIHALDSPCANIRMEIKWPAGVPFVHPHDLPNKAKISFLEAYEPGWTATHDMDLSPTEPGQSSQHSASCNCDSLAQVLNLYDHASYYLNISIFFMLVNCSDC; translated from the exons ATGGCGAGCAATGGCCTGCCATCTCTGGGTCGTGTGAAGCTCACAGATTTAATGCCATCTGAAGGACTTCCTTCTGATTCTTATAAGCTATCTGCCACGACTTTATCGCAATCTTTTGCTCAGTATTCTGCTGCCATCATTCAGTTTCCTGCTAGTGATGGGCCTCTCTTGAGATCTTGTTTAGAATCTGCTCGCCTCTACTTCCATCAAAGACCATCATACCCAGCTGCAGAAATGATCCATACGAATGATTCTCGTGAGTGGTGTAAGACATCTGGTTACTATGCTGATCCTCAGCAGTGGCAGGAAACTTACGATTACAGGCCTGGCATGACTCCTTCAGAACCCAACAACTCATTGGAATTCCCTCCTGCTGGATTGCCCGACATTTTTGCTTTGCTCGGAAAGGCAGCCCGAGAAATACTTGATGCCATCAGCTACTGTCTGAACTTGCGCAGCTCTCCGTTCACTGAAGTACTTGATAATGTCCCTTTGAGAAGTCGGGAGGTCTCATCTTCAGTTTTGTCTGTTTGCTGTCATGCAAGGCCATCATTTCAGGGAGCACAACACCACAATTTAACAAACCAAGAGGATGGCCCATTAGTTATGTATCCCGAACAGGATCATCATGTTGACAAAAGCCTTGTCTCTATTGTTAAGTCAGATAAGGCGGGTTTGCATGTAAGAGACTTTCATGGTCGGTGGGTTCTAGTGGATGGTGACCTTGGTCCTCAAGAAGCCGTTGTTTTCCCTGGCCTCGCACTATATCAGGCAACTGCAGGTTATGTTAACCCTGCACTTCACAGAACAGAGGTCAATAATCTGCAGGGTAACATGTATGGAAGATTTTCTCTGTCATTCAAGCTCATGCCTAAATCCATGAGTAGTCTCAGTTGCTCTGAGATGAGGGCAGCTGGTCACGGAGTTGAAGCTCAATTCCAGCTTCCTGTGCCAGTGGATGACTTCATGCAGAGGTCTCATCCGACAGATCAGCTCTTTAATAGGCAAAGCTTTCAGACTTTCACTTTCCCTACAGCCCAAGATG GATCTATAAAGCCATCATTGAGGAGGAGGAAGAGTAATTCAAGATGCAAACCTCTGCCCCCTTCCAAGAGGTTACGACTCGAAGCCCAGAGGGTCTTGAAGGAAAGGGTTCAAGAGATTGCAGATAAGAAGGGTATCAAGCTCAGATTCTGTAACCTCAGGGAGTGTGAGAGTCACATTCATGCACTTGATAGCCCGTGTGCCAACATAAGAATGGAGATCAAGTGGCCAGCTGGAGTTCCATTTGTTCATCCCCATGATTTACCAAATAAGGCAAAAATCAGTTTTCTCGAAGCTTATGAACCTGGTTGGACGGCCACTCATGATATGGATTTAAGTCCAACTGAACCTGGGCAATCCAGTCAACACTCAGCTAGCTGTAACTGTGATTCTCTTGctcaagttttaaatttatatgacCATGCATCTTACTATCtgaatatttctatttttttcatgCTAGTCAACTGCTCAGACTGCTAA
- the LOC102613563 gene encoding uncharacterized protein LOC102613563 isoform X4 — MASNGLPSLGRVKLTDLMPSEGLPSDSYKLSATTLSQSFAQYSAAIIQFPASDGPLLRSCLESARLYFHQRPSYPAAEMIHTNDSREWCKTSGYYADPQQWQETYDYRPGMTPSEPNNSLEFPPAGLPDIFALLGKAAREILDAISYCLNLRSSPFTEVLDNVPLRSREVSSSVLSVCCHARPSFQGAQHHNLTNQEDGPLVMYPEQDHHVDKSLVSIVKSDKAGLHVRDFHGRWVLVDGDLGPQEAVVFPGLALYQATAGYVNPALHRTEVNNLQGNMYGRFSLSFKLMPKSMSSLSCSEMRAAGHGVEAQFQLPVPVDDFMQRSHPTDQLFNRQSFQTFTFPTAQDGSIKPSLRRRKSNSRCKPLPPSKRLRLEAQRVLKERVQEIADKKGIKLRFCNLRECESHIHALDSPCANIRMEIKWPAGVPFVHPHDLPNKAKISFLEAYEPGWTATHDMDLSPTEPGQSSQHSASFNCSDC; from the exons ATGGCGAGCAATGGCCTGCCATCTCTGGGTCGTGTGAAGCTCACAGATTTAATGCCATCTGAAGGACTTCCTTCTGATTCTTATAAGCTATCTGCCACGACTTTATCGCAATCTTTTGCTCAGTATTCTGCTGCCATCATTCAGTTTCCTGCTAGTGATGGGCCTCTCTTGAGATCTTGTTTAGAATCTGCTCGCCTCTACTTCCATCAAAGACCATCATACCCAGCTGCAGAAATGATCCATACGAATGATTCTCGTGAGTGGTGTAAGACATCTGGTTACTATGCTGATCCTCAGCAGTGGCAGGAAACTTACGATTACAGGCCTGGCATGACTCCTTCAGAACCCAACAACTCATTGGAATTCCCTCCTGCTGGATTGCCCGACATTTTTGCTTTGCTCGGAAAGGCAGCCCGAGAAATACTTGATGCCATCAGCTACTGTCTGAACTTGCGCAGCTCTCCGTTCACTGAAGTACTTGATAATGTCCCTTTGAGAAGTCGGGAGGTCTCATCTTCAGTTTTGTCTGTTTGCTGTCATGCAAGGCCATCATTTCAGGGAGCACAACACCACAATTTAACAAACCAAGAGGATGGCCCATTAGTTATGTATCCCGAACAGGATCATCATGTTGACAAAAGCCTTGTCTCTATTGTTAAGTCAGATAAGGCGGGTTTGCATGTAAGAGACTTTCATGGTCGGTGGGTTCTAGTGGATGGTGACCTTGGTCCTCAAGAAGCCGTTGTTTTCCCTGGCCTCGCACTATATCAGGCAACTGCAGGTTATGTTAACCCTGCACTTCACAGAACAGAGGTCAATAATCTGCAGGGTAACATGTATGGAAGATTTTCTCTGTCATTCAAGCTCATGCCTAAATCCATGAGTAGTCTCAGTTGCTCTGAGATGAGGGCAGCTGGTCACGGAGTTGAAGCTCAATTCCAGCTTCCTGTGCCAGTGGATGACTTCATGCAGAGGTCTCATCCGACAGATCAGCTCTTTAATAGGCAAAGCTTTCAGACTTTCACTTTCCCTACAGCCCAAGATG GATCTATAAAGCCATCATTGAGGAGGAGGAAGAGTAATTCAAGATGCAAACCTCTGCCCCCTTCCAAGAGGTTACGACTCGAAGCCCAGAGGGTCTTGAAGGAAAGGGTTCAAGAGATTGCAGATAAGAAGGGTATCAAGCTCAGATTCTGTAACCTCAGGGAGTGTGAGAGTCACATTCATGCACTTGATAGCCCGTGTGCCAACATAAGAATGGAGATCAAGTGGCCAGCTGGAGTTCCATTTGTTCATCCCCATGATTTACCAAATAAGGCAAAAATCAGTTTTCTCGAAGCTTATGAACCTGGTTGGACGGCCACTCATGATATGGATTTAAGTCCAACTGAACCTGGGCAATCCAGTCAACACTCAGCTAGCT TCAACTGCTCAGACTGCTAA
- the LOC102613563 gene encoding uncharacterized protein LOC102613563 isoform X3, whose product MASNGLPSLGRVKLTDLMPSEGLPSDSYKLSATTLSQSFAQYSAAIIQFPASDGPLLRSCLESARLYFHQRPSYPAAEMIHTNDSREWCKTSGYYADPQQWQETYDYRPGMTPSEPNNSLEFPPAGLPDIFALLGKAAREILDAISYCLNLRSSPFTEVLDNVPLRSREVSSSVLSVCCHARPSFQGAQHHNLTNQEDGPLVMYPEQDHHVDKSLVSIVKSDKAGLHVRDFHGRWVLVDGDLGPQEAVVFPGLALYQATAGYVNPALHRTEVNNLQGNMYGRFSLSFKLMPKSMSSLSCSEMRAAGHGVEAQFQLPVPVDDFMQRSHPTDQLFNRQSFQTFTFPTAQDGSIKPSLRRRKSNSRCKPLPPSKRLRLEAQRVLKERVQEIADKKGIKLRFCNLRECESHIHALDSPCANIRMEIKWPAGVPFVHPHDLPNKAKISFLEAYEPGWTATHDMDLSPTEPGQSSQHSASCNFNCSDC is encoded by the exons ATGGCGAGCAATGGCCTGCCATCTCTGGGTCGTGTGAAGCTCACAGATTTAATGCCATCTGAAGGACTTCCTTCTGATTCTTATAAGCTATCTGCCACGACTTTATCGCAATCTTTTGCTCAGTATTCTGCTGCCATCATTCAGTTTCCTGCTAGTGATGGGCCTCTCTTGAGATCTTGTTTAGAATCTGCTCGCCTCTACTTCCATCAAAGACCATCATACCCAGCTGCAGAAATGATCCATACGAATGATTCTCGTGAGTGGTGTAAGACATCTGGTTACTATGCTGATCCTCAGCAGTGGCAGGAAACTTACGATTACAGGCCTGGCATGACTCCTTCAGAACCCAACAACTCATTGGAATTCCCTCCTGCTGGATTGCCCGACATTTTTGCTTTGCTCGGAAAGGCAGCCCGAGAAATACTTGATGCCATCAGCTACTGTCTGAACTTGCGCAGCTCTCCGTTCACTGAAGTACTTGATAATGTCCCTTTGAGAAGTCGGGAGGTCTCATCTTCAGTTTTGTCTGTTTGCTGTCATGCAAGGCCATCATTTCAGGGAGCACAACACCACAATTTAACAAACCAAGAGGATGGCCCATTAGTTATGTATCCCGAACAGGATCATCATGTTGACAAAAGCCTTGTCTCTATTGTTAAGTCAGATAAGGCGGGTTTGCATGTAAGAGACTTTCATGGTCGGTGGGTTCTAGTGGATGGTGACCTTGGTCCTCAAGAAGCCGTTGTTTTCCCTGGCCTCGCACTATATCAGGCAACTGCAGGTTATGTTAACCCTGCACTTCACAGAACAGAGGTCAATAATCTGCAGGGTAACATGTATGGAAGATTTTCTCTGTCATTCAAGCTCATGCCTAAATCCATGAGTAGTCTCAGTTGCTCTGAGATGAGGGCAGCTGGTCACGGAGTTGAAGCTCAATTCCAGCTTCCTGTGCCAGTGGATGACTTCATGCAGAGGTCTCATCCGACAGATCAGCTCTTTAATAGGCAAAGCTTTCAGACTTTCACTTTCCCTACAGCCCAAGATG GATCTATAAAGCCATCATTGAGGAGGAGGAAGAGTAATTCAAGATGCAAACCTCTGCCCCCTTCCAAGAGGTTACGACTCGAAGCCCAGAGGGTCTTGAAGGAAAGGGTTCAAGAGATTGCAGATAAGAAGGGTATCAAGCTCAGATTCTGTAACCTCAGGGAGTGTGAGAGTCACATTCATGCACTTGATAGCCCGTGTGCCAACATAAGAATGGAGATCAAGTGGCCAGCTGGAGTTCCATTTGTTCATCCCCATGATTTACCAAATAAGGCAAAAATCAGTTTTCTCGAAGCTTATGAACCTGGTTGGACGGCCACTCATGATATGGATTTAAGTCCAACTGAACCTGGGCAATCCAGTCAACACTCAGCTAGCTGTAACT TCAACTGCTCAGACTGCTAA
- the LOC102613563 gene encoding uncharacterized protein LOC102613563 isoform X2: MASNGLPSLGRVKLTDLMPSEGLPSDSYKLSATTLSQSFAQYSAAIIQFPASDGPLLRSCLESARLYFHQRPSYPAAEMIHTNDSREWCKTSGYYADPQQWQETYDYRPGMTPSEPNNSLEFPPAGLPDIFALLGKAAREILDAISYCLNLRSSPFTEVLDNVPLRSREVSSSVLSVCCHARPSFQGAQHHNLTNQEDGPLVMYPEQDHHVDKSLVSIVKSDKAGLHVRDFHGRWVLVDGDLGPQEAVVFPGLALYQATAGYVNPALHRTEVNNLQGNMYGRFSLSFKLMPKSMSSLSCSEMRAAGHGVEAQFQLPVPVDDFMQRSHPTDQLFNRQSFQTFTFPTAQDGSIKPSLRRRKSNSRCKPLPPSKRLRLEAQRVLKERVQEIADKKGIKLRFCNLRECESHIHALDSPCANIRMEIKWPAGVPFVHPHDLPNKAKISFLEAYEPGWTATHDMDLSPTEPGQSSQHSASCNCLLQGKCISIRD, from the exons ATGGCGAGCAATGGCCTGCCATCTCTGGGTCGTGTGAAGCTCACAGATTTAATGCCATCTGAAGGACTTCCTTCTGATTCTTATAAGCTATCTGCCACGACTTTATCGCAATCTTTTGCTCAGTATTCTGCTGCCATCATTCAGTTTCCTGCTAGTGATGGGCCTCTCTTGAGATCTTGTTTAGAATCTGCTCGCCTCTACTTCCATCAAAGACCATCATACCCAGCTGCAGAAATGATCCATACGAATGATTCTCGTGAGTGGTGTAAGACATCTGGTTACTATGCTGATCCTCAGCAGTGGCAGGAAACTTACGATTACAGGCCTGGCATGACTCCTTCAGAACCCAACAACTCATTGGAATTCCCTCCTGCTGGATTGCCCGACATTTTTGCTTTGCTCGGAAAGGCAGCCCGAGAAATACTTGATGCCATCAGCTACTGTCTGAACTTGCGCAGCTCTCCGTTCACTGAAGTACTTGATAATGTCCCTTTGAGAAGTCGGGAGGTCTCATCTTCAGTTTTGTCTGTTTGCTGTCATGCAAGGCCATCATTTCAGGGAGCACAACACCACAATTTAACAAACCAAGAGGATGGCCCATTAGTTATGTATCCCGAACAGGATCATCATGTTGACAAAAGCCTTGTCTCTATTGTTAAGTCAGATAAGGCGGGTTTGCATGTAAGAGACTTTCATGGTCGGTGGGTTCTAGTGGATGGTGACCTTGGTCCTCAAGAAGCCGTTGTTTTCCCTGGCCTCGCACTATATCAGGCAACTGCAGGTTATGTTAACCCTGCACTTCACAGAACAGAGGTCAATAATCTGCAGGGTAACATGTATGGAAGATTTTCTCTGTCATTCAAGCTCATGCCTAAATCCATGAGTAGTCTCAGTTGCTCTGAGATGAGGGCAGCTGGTCACGGAGTTGAAGCTCAATTCCAGCTTCCTGTGCCAGTGGATGACTTCATGCAGAGGTCTCATCCGACAGATCAGCTCTTTAATAGGCAAAGCTTTCAGACTTTCACTTTCCCTACAGCCCAAGATG GATCTATAAAGCCATCATTGAGGAGGAGGAAGAGTAATTCAAGATGCAAACCTCTGCCCCCTTCCAAGAGGTTACGACTCGAAGCCCAGAGGGTCTTGAAGGAAAGGGTTCAAGAGATTGCAGATAAGAAGGGTATCAAGCTCAGATTCTGTAACCTCAGGGAGTGTGAGAGTCACATTCATGCACTTGATAGCCCGTGTGCCAACATAAGAATGGAGATCAAGTGGCCAGCTGGAGTTCCATTTGTTCATCCCCATGATTTACCAAATAAGGCAAAAATCAGTTTTCTCGAAGCTTATGAACCTGGTTGGACGGCCACTCATGATATGGATTTAAGTCCAACTGAACCTGGGCAATCCAGTCAACACTCAGCTAGCTGTAACT gTTTACTACAGGGAAAATGTATTAGCATACGAGACTGA
- the LOC102613563 gene encoding uncharacterized protein LOC102613563 isoform X5: protein MASNGLPSLGRVKLTDLMPSEGLPSDSYKLSATTLSQSFAQYSAAIIQFPASDGPLLRSCLESARLYFHQRPSYPAAEMIHTNDSREWCKTSGYYADPQQWQETYDYRPGMTPSEPNNSLEFPPAGLPDIFALLGKAAREILDAISYCLNLRSSPFTEVLDNVPLRSREVSSSVLSVCCHARPSFQGAQHHNLTNQEDGPLVMYPEQDHHVDKSLVSIVKSDKAGLHVRDFHGRWVLVDGDLGPQEAVVFPGLALYQATAGYVNPALHRTEVNNLQGNMYGRFSLSFKLMPKSMSSLSCSEMRAAGHGVEAQFQLPVPVDDFMQRSHPTDQLFNRQSFQTFTFPTAQDGSIKPSLRRRKSNSRCKPLPPSKRLRLEAQRVLKERVQEIADKKGIKLRFCNLRECESHIHALDSPCANIRMEIKWPAGVPFVHPHDLPNKAKISFLEAYEPGWTATHDMDLSPTEPGQSSQHSASCN from the exons ATGGCGAGCAATGGCCTGCCATCTCTGGGTCGTGTGAAGCTCACAGATTTAATGCCATCTGAAGGACTTCCTTCTGATTCTTATAAGCTATCTGCCACGACTTTATCGCAATCTTTTGCTCAGTATTCTGCTGCCATCATTCAGTTTCCTGCTAGTGATGGGCCTCTCTTGAGATCTTGTTTAGAATCTGCTCGCCTCTACTTCCATCAAAGACCATCATACCCAGCTGCAGAAATGATCCATACGAATGATTCTCGTGAGTGGTGTAAGACATCTGGTTACTATGCTGATCCTCAGCAGTGGCAGGAAACTTACGATTACAGGCCTGGCATGACTCCTTCAGAACCCAACAACTCATTGGAATTCCCTCCTGCTGGATTGCCCGACATTTTTGCTTTGCTCGGAAAGGCAGCCCGAGAAATACTTGATGCCATCAGCTACTGTCTGAACTTGCGCAGCTCTCCGTTCACTGAAGTACTTGATAATGTCCCTTTGAGAAGTCGGGAGGTCTCATCTTCAGTTTTGTCTGTTTGCTGTCATGCAAGGCCATCATTTCAGGGAGCACAACACCACAATTTAACAAACCAAGAGGATGGCCCATTAGTTATGTATCCCGAACAGGATCATCATGTTGACAAAAGCCTTGTCTCTATTGTTAAGTCAGATAAGGCGGGTTTGCATGTAAGAGACTTTCATGGTCGGTGGGTTCTAGTGGATGGTGACCTTGGTCCTCAAGAAGCCGTTGTTTTCCCTGGCCTCGCACTATATCAGGCAACTGCAGGTTATGTTAACCCTGCACTTCACAGAACAGAGGTCAATAATCTGCAGGGTAACATGTATGGAAGATTTTCTCTGTCATTCAAGCTCATGCCTAAATCCATGAGTAGTCTCAGTTGCTCTGAGATGAGGGCAGCTGGTCACGGAGTTGAAGCTCAATTCCAGCTTCCTGTGCCAGTGGATGACTTCATGCAGAGGTCTCATCCGACAGATCAGCTCTTTAATAGGCAAAGCTTTCAGACTTTCACTTTCCCTACAGCCCAAGATG GATCTATAAAGCCATCATTGAGGAGGAGGAAGAGTAATTCAAGATGCAAACCTCTGCCCCCTTCCAAGAGGTTACGACTCGAAGCCCAGAGGGTCTTGAAGGAAAGGGTTCAAGAGATTGCAGATAAGAAGGGTATCAAGCTCAGATTCTGTAACCTCAGGGAGTGTGAGAGTCACATTCATGCACTTGATAGCCCGTGTGCCAACATAAGAATGGAGATCAAGTGGCCAGCTGGAGTTCCATTTGTTCATCCCCATGATTTACCAAATAAGGCAAAAATCAGTTTTCTCGAAGCTTATGAACCTGGTTGGACGGCCACTCATGATATGGATTTAAGTCCAACTGAACCTGGGCAATCCAGTCAACACTCAGCTAGCTGTAACT GA
- the LOC102613563 gene encoding uncharacterized protein LOC102613563 isoform X6 codes for MASNGLPSLGRVKLTDLMPSEGLPSDSYKLSATTLSQSFAQYSAAIIQFPASDGPLLRSCLESARLYFHQRPSYPAAEMIHTNDSREWCKTSGYYADPQQWQETYDYRPGMTPSEPNNSLEFPPAGLPDIFALLGKAAREILDAISYCLNLRSSPFTEVLDNVPLRSREVSSSVLSVCCHARPSFQGAQHHNLTNQEDGPLVMYPEQDHHVDKSLVSIVKSDKAGLHVRDFHGRWVLVDGDLGPQEAVVFPGLALYQATAGYVNPALHRTEVNNLQGNMYGRFSLSFKLMPKSMSSLSCSEMRAAGHGVEAQFQLPVPVDDFMQRSHPTDQLFNRQSFQTFTFPTAQDGSIKPSLRRRKSNSRCKPLPPSKRLRLEAQRVLKERVQEIADKKGIKLRFCNLRECESHIHALDSPCANIRMEIKWPAGVPFVHPHDLPNKAKISFLEAYEPGWTATHDMDLSPTEPGQSSQHSAS; via the exons ATGGCGAGCAATGGCCTGCCATCTCTGGGTCGTGTGAAGCTCACAGATTTAATGCCATCTGAAGGACTTCCTTCTGATTCTTATAAGCTATCTGCCACGACTTTATCGCAATCTTTTGCTCAGTATTCTGCTGCCATCATTCAGTTTCCTGCTAGTGATGGGCCTCTCTTGAGATCTTGTTTAGAATCTGCTCGCCTCTACTTCCATCAAAGACCATCATACCCAGCTGCAGAAATGATCCATACGAATGATTCTCGTGAGTGGTGTAAGACATCTGGTTACTATGCTGATCCTCAGCAGTGGCAGGAAACTTACGATTACAGGCCTGGCATGACTCCTTCAGAACCCAACAACTCATTGGAATTCCCTCCTGCTGGATTGCCCGACATTTTTGCTTTGCTCGGAAAGGCAGCCCGAGAAATACTTGATGCCATCAGCTACTGTCTGAACTTGCGCAGCTCTCCGTTCACTGAAGTACTTGATAATGTCCCTTTGAGAAGTCGGGAGGTCTCATCTTCAGTTTTGTCTGTTTGCTGTCATGCAAGGCCATCATTTCAGGGAGCACAACACCACAATTTAACAAACCAAGAGGATGGCCCATTAGTTATGTATCCCGAACAGGATCATCATGTTGACAAAAGCCTTGTCTCTATTGTTAAGTCAGATAAGGCGGGTTTGCATGTAAGAGACTTTCATGGTCGGTGGGTTCTAGTGGATGGTGACCTTGGTCCTCAAGAAGCCGTTGTTTTCCCTGGCCTCGCACTATATCAGGCAACTGCAGGTTATGTTAACCCTGCACTTCACAGAACAGAGGTCAATAATCTGCAGGGTAACATGTATGGAAGATTTTCTCTGTCATTCAAGCTCATGCCTAAATCCATGAGTAGTCTCAGTTGCTCTGAGATGAGGGCAGCTGGTCACGGAGTTGAAGCTCAATTCCAGCTTCCTGTGCCAGTGGATGACTTCATGCAGAGGTCTCATCCGACAGATCAGCTCTTTAATAGGCAAAGCTTTCAGACTTTCACTTTCCCTACAGCCCAAGATG GATCTATAAAGCCATCATTGAGGAGGAGGAAGAGTAATTCAAGATGCAAACCTCTGCCCCCTTCCAAGAGGTTACGACTCGAAGCCCAGAGGGTCTTGAAGGAAAGGGTTCAAGAGATTGCAGATAAGAAGGGTATCAAGCTCAGATTCTGTAACCTCAGGGAGTGTGAGAGTCACATTCATGCACTTGATAGCCCGTGTGCCAACATAAGAATGGAGATCAAGTGGCCAGCTGGAGTTCCATTTGTTCATCCCCATGATTTACCAAATAAGGCAAAAATCAGTTTTCTCGAAGCTTATGAACCTGGTTGGACGGCCACTCATGATATGGATTTAAGTCCAACTGAACCTGGGCAATCCAGTCAACACTCAGCTAGCT GA
- the LOC102614836 gene encoding protein Iojap, chloroplastic: MIASATLSLAGAVSGTRFTCEFHPLGRLEAKLSHKPRKHVEWFCINGHHLLNRKCFWQIPRSRNSINFKPRDLPLHFAYGKDAEDSSLSNVSEDTDEMFDNLLKKYGKVVYRRNDQKSPTAEIDDDAESLSFAVAMARVVSDVKAADIKVLFVKPLVYWTHFFIIATAFSRPQIDAIGSRIRDLAEKEYGKVPSGDSKPNSWTLLDFGDVVVHIFLPQQRVFYNLEEFYGNATTIELPFENQPPFRS, from the exons ATGATAGCGTCCGCTACTTTATCTCTCGCCGGCGCCGTTTCCGGAACCCGTTTTACCTGCGAGTTTCATCCACTGGGTCGTCTTGAAGCAAAGCTCTCTCACAAACCCAGAAAGCATGTTGAGTGGTTTTGCATTAATGGGCACCATTTGCTGAACCGCAAGTGCTTTTGGCAAATACCCAGAAGTAGAAACTCGATCAATTTCAAGCCAAGGGACTTGCCTTTGCATTTTGCTTACGGAAAAGATGCTGAAGATAGCTCCCTCTCG AATGTAAGTGAGGATACCGATGAAATGTTTGACAATTTGTTGAAAAAGTATGGAAAAGTGGTCTACAGGAGAAACGACCAAAAGTCTCCAACTGCAgagattgatgatgatgctgaAAGCTTATCAT TTGCTGTGGCAATGGCAAGGGTTGTGAGTGATGTGAAGGCTGCAGATATAAAGGTTCTCTTTGTCAAACCTCTTGTATATTGGACTCACTTTTTTATCATTGCAACAGCATTTTCTCGTCCTCAGATTGATGCCATTGG GTCGAGAATAAGAGATCTTGCTGAGAAAGAGTATGGAAAGGTTCCATCTGGGGATTCAAAACCCAACTCCTGGACCCTTTTGGACTTTG GTGATGTGGTTGTCCACATATTTCTTCCGCAACAGAGAGTCTTTTACAACTTGGAGGAGTTTTATGGAAATGCAACAACCATTGAGCTGCCTTTTGAAAACCAACCCCCATTCCGgagttaa
- the LOC102615144 gene encoding 60S ribosomal protein L27 produces MVKFLKPNKAVVLLQGRYAGRKAVIIRSFDDGTRDRPYGHCLVAGVAKYPAKVVRKDSAKKTAKKSRVKAFIKLVNQSHLMPTRYTLDVDLKDVINPDVLQTKDKKVTAAKETKRRLEERFKTGKNRWFFSKLRF; encoded by the coding sequence ATGGTGAAGTTCCTGAAACCAAACAAGGCAGTGGTCCTCCTACAAGGCCGCTACGCCGGACGGAAGGCGGTGATCATCAGGTCCTTCGACGACGGCACGCGCGACCGTCCGTACGGCCACTGCTTGGTCGCCGGCGTGGCGAAGTACCCGGCGAAGGTCGTCCGCAAGGACTCGGCCAAAAAGACGGCCAAGAAATCGCGCGTGAAGGCGTTCATAAAGCTGGTGAATCAGAGCCACTTGATGCCGACGAGGTACACGCTGGACGTCGATTTGAAGGACGTGATTAATCCCGATGTCTTGCAGACTAAAGACAAGAAGGTGACTGCCGCGAAGGAGACCAAGAGGAGGCTCGAAGAGAGGTTCAAGACGGGCAAGAACAGATGGTTCTTCTCTAAGCTCAGGTTTTAA